Proteins encoded in a region of the Pigmentiphaga litoralis genome:
- a CDS encoding FmdB family zinc ribbon protein yields MPIYAYKCSNCGFEKDALQKMSDAPLTDCPSCGEPALKKQVTAAGFQLKGSGWYVTDFRNGNNAGNKPATGVAPATGGDGASAKTDTAAPAASDSKTSSSDSSGGSSTSAAAAPAAVPAKPAAS; encoded by the coding sequence ATGCCTATCTACGCGTATAAATGCAGCAACTGCGGCTTTGAAAAAGATGCCCTGCAGAAGATGTCCGATGCCCCGCTCACGGATTGCCCGTCGTGTGGCGAGCCTGCGCTCAAGAAGCAGGTCACGGCGGCCGGCTTCCAGCTGAAGGGATCGGGTTGGTACGTGACCGATTTCCGGAATGGAAACAACGCCGGCAACAAGCCCGCCACCGGCGTCGCGCCGGCGACGGGTGGCGATGGCGCCAGCGCCAAGACCGACACTGCCGCGCCGGCTGCGTCCGACAGCAAGACGTCGTCGTCCGACAGCAGCGGCGGCAGCAGCACGTCGGCCGCCGCGGCACCTGCCGCCGTGCCAGCCAAGCCCGCGGCGTCGTGA
- a CDS encoding putative Na+/H+ antiporter produces the protein MSPSPVELLATALFAIAILHTFSVPFFARLAHKDGPHAGFWHLMAEVEVVFGVWAFVLIVGMALLAGTATTVEYMDTRNFTEPLFVFAIMVIAASRPILDLVMDAVAGIAARVPAHRAVVTYFITLSVVPLLGSLITEPAAMTLAAIMLRDTAFRRIDNTRFQYLTLGVLFVNISIGGVLTAYAAPPVLMVASTFGWDSAFMATHFGWRAACAVVLNAAVATLLFRGLLVRHVPAKLEVHRHKIPVAVAAVHLLFLIGVVLFAHHPAIFMGMFLLFIGYTTAYKRFQDRLMIKEGLMVGFFLAGLIVLGGLQKWWLQDLLGSLSPMALYWGATILTAVTDNAALTYLGSLVEGSSEAWRYMLVAGAVTGGGLTVIANAPNPAGFSILKPTFAGGTISPLFLLFGSLGPTIVAAVFFLLPG, from the coding sequence TTTGCGATCGCCATCCTGCACACCTTCTCGGTGCCCTTCTTTGCGCGCCTGGCGCACAAGGACGGCCCGCACGCCGGCTTCTGGCACCTGATGGCCGAGGTCGAAGTGGTGTTTGGCGTGTGGGCCTTCGTGCTCATCGTCGGCATGGCGTTGCTGGCGGGCACGGCCACCACGGTCGAATACATGGACACCCGCAACTTTACTGAGCCGCTGTTCGTGTTCGCCATCATGGTGATCGCGGCCAGCCGGCCCATCCTGGATCTGGTCATGGATGCGGTGGCGGGCATCGCGGCGCGTGTGCCGGCCCATCGCGCGGTTGTCACCTACTTCATCACGCTGTCGGTGGTGCCCCTGCTCGGGTCGCTGATCACGGAACCGGCCGCCATGACCCTGGCCGCGATCATGCTGCGCGACACGGCCTTTCGCCGCATCGACAACACCCGCTTCCAATACCTGACCCTGGGCGTGCTGTTCGTCAACATTTCGATCGGGGGGGTGCTGACGGCCTATGCCGCGCCGCCTGTGCTCATGGTCGCGTCGACCTTCGGCTGGGATTCGGCCTTCATGGCGACCCATTTCGGCTGGCGGGCCGCGTGCGCCGTCGTGCTGAATGCCGCGGTCGCCACGCTGCTGTTCCGTGGCCTGCTGGTGCGGCACGTGCCCGCCAAGCTCGAAGTGCATCGCCACAAGATCCCGGTCGCGGTTGCCGCCGTGCACCTGCTGTTCCTGATCGGGGTGGTGCTGTTCGCGCATCACCCGGCCATCTTCATGGGCATGTTCCTGCTGTTCATCGGCTACACCACGGCGTACAAGCGCTTCCAGGACCGGCTGATGATCAAGGAAGGGCTGATGGTCGGCTTTTTCCTGGCCGGGCTGATCGTGCTGGGCGGGCTGCAGAAATGGTGGTTGCAGGACCTGCTGGGCAGCCTGTCGCCCATGGCGCTGTACTGGGGCGCCACGATCCTGACGGCCGTGACCGACAACGCCGCGCTGACCTACCTGGGGTCCCTGGTCGAAGGCAGCAGCGAGGCCTGGCGCTACATGCTGGTGGCGGGCGCCGTGACCGGCGGCGGCCTGACGGTGATCGCCAACGCGCCGAACCCGGCCGGCTTTTCGATCCTGAAGCCGACGTTTGCGGGCGGCACGATTTCGCCCCTGTTCCTGTTGTTCGGATCACTCGGGCCGACGATCGTCGCAGCGGTCTTTTTCCTGCTGCCGGGGTGA